Proteins co-encoded in one Salvelinus sp. IW2-2015 linkage group LG17, ASM291031v2, whole genome shotgun sequence genomic window:
- the atp5f1e gene encoding ATP synthase subunit epsilon, mitochondrial, which translates to MVAYWRQAGLSYIRFSAICASAVRAALKPQFKVEAMKVAESSVKVYVPKAIA; encoded by the exons ATGGTTGCATACTGGAGACAAGCGGGCCTTAG CTACATTCGCTTCTCTGCAATCTGCGCGAGTGCAGTGCGAGCAGCACTGAAACCACAGTTCAAAGTCGAGGCAATGAAAGTTGCAGAATCCAGCGTCAAAGTCTACGTCCCAAAGGCTATAGCAT GA